Sequence from the Clostridium saccharobutylicum DSM 13864 genome:
CAATACAGAAGCAATAGAAAGAACGAAATATTCTATCTCAACAATTGAAAAAGCTGGAATTAAAACACAAGAAGTAGCATTAAAAATTGCTGATTGGCGTGAGGACTTAGCTTATAATGCTATGAAAGAATTATTTGAAAAATACAAAGATCAAATTGAAATTATAATAGCAAATGATGATACAATGGCTATTGGTGCTGTTAAGGCATTGCAAGAACATGGATATAATAATGGGGACATTTCAAAAACAATTCCAATTGTTGGGGTAGATGTACTTCCAATGGTTAAAGAATTCATAGAAAAAGGATATATGTTAGGATCAGTTTATCAAGAACCAAGGGCTTATGCAGAAGCTTTGTATACGACTGGGATGAATATGATTGAAGGAAAAAATCCTGTTGAAGGTACAAAATATACACTGGACGATACACGAGTTTCTATTCGTCTTCCTCAAACTCATTATTTTTACAGAAATATGTTTACTGATGAAACTATTGATAAATAAAAATATATATATTATTGGAAAGAACTATTATTTATAAGCAGATGGAGGCATGAAGACAGGATGGCAATTAGTATCAGGAACCTGGTACTAATTTAATTCACTTAAAATAGAGTCTTATATTAATATATTTTGAAATTAAACCTACATATATTAGGAATTATGTATCACTTTTTCCATAGAATCAGCCTCATTTCCAATATTAACATCAGATCTATTTATTAAGATAGAAAAATTCCCTTCGATATATAAGTAAGACATAAGATTCTTACGAGGTGATTTAACATATGGAATATTTATACAATAAGAGAGTTGAATTAAAAGGTTTTGATAATGATAACAGTTATCTAGAATATTTAATTAAGATGTACGGAAAAGATTCATTAAACTATCTATCATTTGAAAAGGATAGAAAAATTTTCATATCTGATAAAATAGAAGGCTTTATTGCATATGTAGTAGTAAAAAAGGTAGCTCTTTGTATAGGCGACCCTATATGTCTTAGTAATAAAAAAAGAGAATTTATTCTTGAATTTATGAAACATTGCAAAAACATGAAAATTAAACCTTGTTTTTCTTCAATAACAAAAGAAACAAGAGACATTCTTGAAAACTTAAATTTTATTGTTTCTAAATATGGTGAAGAAGCAGTAATAGAATTAAATTCTTATGAAATGATAGGTAAAAAAACCTTAAAATTACGTCAAAAAGTTAAACGAGCAGAAAATGCAGGATTAAAGTTAATAGAATATACACCTAGAAATAGTAGAGATATGGTTTTAGAAAGTAAAATTGATGAAGTATCAGCTCAGTGGTTTAAGTCTAAAAAAGGACAATTGTCCTTCTCTGTTGGAGAAATGCACCTTAAGAACCCAATAGATAGAAGATACTTTATTTCTTTAGATGAATGTGGTGATATTCAAGCTATTCTTATGTTTTCACCTTATAATGAGGGGAAAGGCTATTTTTTGGATGTAATGAGAAGAAGGCTTGACTCTGTTCCTGGTGCTATGGAACATGCAATTATTACATCTGCTATGAAAATGAAAGAAGAAGGAGTAGAAGCTGTAAGCCTTGGAATTGCTCCTCTTGTTGGAATAGATTCAAAACATGAAAAAGCTACTTCGCTTGAAAAATGTATGGATTACATATATAACAATGTAAAATGTGATTATGAATTTAAAAAATTATATGATTATAAGAAAAAATTTTCTCCTACTAACTGGGCTGTAAGATATATAGCTTATGACAAAAGCATCTCCCTAATAAAAATAGGTTATGTTATTATAAAGGCCAAAAATGCAAACAACATACTAAAGAGTGTATTAGAAGGACTATGGGAAAAAATTAGTACCATTGAGTATAATTTTAAGAGAGAAAATTTAATATGGACTATTTATTTGAATTTATTAATATTATAACGAATTTGGACAAGAATATATTTGAAATTGTAAACATGCTTGGAGTATGGTTCTATATATTTTTATTTATAATGATTTTTTTAGAAACAGGATTTTTTATGGCCTTGATTCTTCCTGAAGAATCTTTACTATTTGTATTAGGAAGTTTATCTTCAGCCGGAATAACTAACATTTTTACTGTAACGTTTGCTATTGTCTTTGCCTCGATTATAGGTGATTCCGTAAGCTATCTAATTCGGACTTAAAGTTGGAAATAGAATTTTAAATTGTGAAAAAGAGTGTATTTTAAGTAAAAAGTATATAATAAAATCTCAAGGATTTTACAATAAAAATGGAAATAAAGCAGTTATACTTTCTAGACTTATACCTTTAGTTCGGACATTTGTTCCGTTGGTTGCAGGAATGGCAAGAATGGAATACTCTAAATTTATAGTACTAGATATAATTGGATCTGTACCATGGATACTAGTATATGTTGGTGGTGGATATTTTTTTGGTAATATTCCAATAGTTAAAGATAATTTTAGTTTAGTGTTAATAGGTGTAGTTTTACTTTCTATTTTACCAGTTTTAATACCACATATGAAAAAAAAGACTAAATAGTAGAGACACCAGCGAACATGGTATTACTGTAAAGTGAAATAAATTATTTGTAAATAGATTAAATTGAATCGAATCTTTAAGTTTACTTTTTAAAATGATAGTATTTAAAACAGTTTTAGTAAACTTAGCAATATCCATATTAAGCAAGTGTGTGTGAATTTATTCTATGCTCATACTAGTTTTTAAATGTATTACGCCTGAACCACATTACAACTTTACACAAAAAGAGGAACCACAAAGCAAAAATGTGGTTCTTCTTTTTAATTTTGTTCAAGCATTGATTCAAGCTTGTTTAAAATATAGTTCTTTTTACACTTTTATATTTTGAAATAACATGAAAGTATTAGTTTAACATATGTTACAAGTTTGATTTAGATTTATCAAAAATAATTATACTATAGGCACATTTTTTTATATAAATTAATATTTATATTAGAGAAGTATTTTTATTTTGGAGGAAATATGCAAGACAAGAATCCCAAAAGTCTTTTTGGAATAGACATAAATGAGTATAGTCAAAATGTCCAATTTAATGTATTAGCAACAACAATAGATTTTTTATATTTAAGATCTTCAGGATCTGCAACCGGTAGGTTTAGAGTTGATAGAAGGTTTTTGGAGTATGCAAGGACTAGTAGAAGTTTTGGAATACCAGTAGGTGCATATCATTTTGGATTACCATCATATGATTTGACAGATGCGGATAGACAATGTGATGACTTTATAAGCATACTTCAACAGGGGTTTGGTAATAAAGACTATGGTGATTTATTTCCAGTGCTAGATATTGAAGCACCTACAGATCGATCTATTTCTACAAATACATTAATCAATTGGATTGATAGATTTAGAAAAAGATTTGAATCAAAAACTAGACGTAGGCTCATGCTTTATACAGGAGTAAATTTCATAGAACTGTATAATAATTTCTTTATACCTGGACGTGGATATCCTTTGAAAAATATGCCATTATGGATTGCAATGTATACAAAAATACCTGTTAATCCAGATTTTCCACCTAATGCAGGAGGATGGACTAGGTGGAGAGTATGGCAGTATGCAGAAGATCAAGTTGTACAAGGCGTTGGAAATCCTCTTGATGCTAACTGGGGACCAGATAATATTGATTTATTAACTCAACCAGATGTTGTTAAGGGGTTACAAGCAAGATTTGAAGGTAGAAACATAAAAGTTTCATGGAATAGAAATAGTGATATAGATTTATTAGGTTATAATCTATTTGCGAATGGGGAATGGGTTGGTACAGTGGATGAAAAAGCCACAACATATACAATACCTTCTAGCAAAATAAAAGTTTATAAAAACTTACCTGTAGTAGTTTCAATTGAGGCTTTTGATTATGATGGAGAAACATCAAAAATACGTTCAAAAGTAAATGTGTAAAGTGAAATTTATATCATATTTTCAACTTTAACAATAATATGCTTGACTTGTGCATTAATTTTCAAATAAAGAAAAAGGATAGCAAATTAATAAATATATAACTTATATAATTAATTTGTTATCTTTTTATATATAAAAGTGTAGGAATTCATCACTAATAGTATTAGAAGAAAACATAAAAGTATACTATTATTGAATAATTTACTTTTTGATTTTTCTACTAATTATTATAGAGGTTATTACACTTATTACAAGGATTAGTATAATAATAGAAATGGAAAGTCCTATGGATATATGATATTTAAAAGAAATTCCAAGCTTGATACCAGTAAAAATAAGTATTACACCTACTCCATATTTAACATATTCAAAAGTATTGTGGAGTTTTTCTAAAAGAAAATATAAATTTCTAAGGCCTAATATTGCAAAAATATTTGATGTGTATACAATGAAAGCATTAGTTGTTATCGCAAATATAGCAGGTATTGAATCTATTGCAAAAAGTAAATCTGACCCTTCAATTAAAAATAATAAGGCAAATAATGGTGTTGCATGAAGAACATTGTTTATTCTTATAAAAAACTTTTCGTCATGAAGTTCTTTAGTTACAGGTATCATTTTTTTTAGAAGTCTAATTAATTTACTGTTTTCAAATGATACATCATCTTCTTTGTTAATCATCATTTTCACACCGCTTATAATAAGAAGTATACCAAATATATATAGAATCCATTTAAATGCATTTATAATTGCAATTCCTAATATAACAAATATAAATCTTAGAATAATAGCACCAAAAATTCCATAAGTTAAAACTCTTTTTTGATGTTTAGCAGTAATTCCAAAGCTAGAGAAAATTAATAAAAAGAGAAAAAGATTATCGACACTAAGACTTAGTTCAATAATATATCCTCCGAGAAATTCTAAAGCTCTTTCAGAACCCATGTAATACCATATAGCCAAATTAAATATAGTAGCTATAAATGTAATTAATAAAAACTTGAATAAATGTTTTCTAGTAGACATTTCTATAACTCCCTCCAGATAAATTTGTATTTAAGCTGTATATATTGTTTGAATATATTCGAAGTTTCATACAAAAACAATATAAATTTTGATTTTTTGTATATGAATTATAATAACTTTAAAAAGCAATTAAAAAATTTAGTTAACTTTATTTGTATAATAAAGTTACAGAAAATTATAAAAGATATTTAATATATATATATTGAAAATTGAAATATACATTAAAAATTAAGCACTATCTCACTAAATCCATGAATAAATCATTTTGCAACATATATAATAAAAAGAACTATGTAAGCAAAAATAAAAATTAGTTAAAAAATATTTGTTTGAAATAATATAACAAGTCTGTAAGAATAAATCAATCAGAGTTTATCACAATGAAATATTTATAATGTTGACAAGTTTTTTATTTAATAGTAATATTATTAATAACAATATTAAAAAGACAGTGATAATCTCATTTATAGGGGGAGTAACTGCCTGTTAATTACAACAGGATTCAAAGTCGTCATTACGGAGAAATCCCGGCTTTGAAAGCAAAAAATGCTTAGTGAGACTCTATAGTTAGAAAGTGTTCTAACTATAGAGTCTTTTTGTTACATAAATTTCTAATTTGAGAAAAATTATCAAAATATTTTAGTAATTAAGTAAAAGGAGGAAAACAAAATGCGTGGTCTAGGAAATCAAATTAAAACTTTGCTTTTGATGAGTGTCTTGACGATATTAGTAGTATTAATAGGCAGAGGTATTGGAGGTCAATCAGGAATGATGATGGCTTTAATATTAGCATTGGTTATGAATGGAGGGAGTTATTGGTTTAGTGATAAAATTGCTCTTTCTATGGCAGGAGCACAGCCATTATCAAAACACGATAATATTGAAATTTATGCTATGGTGGAAAAACTGACAGCCAATGCTGGAATGCCAATGCCGAGACTTTATATGACGCCTTCTACGCAGCCTAATGCTTTTGCAACAGGACGTGATCCTGAGCATTCAGCAGTTGCTGTTACACAGGGCTTACTGAATATACTGAATTGTGAAGAACTAGAAGGTGTTATTGCTCATGAACTGGCACATATTAAGAATAGAGATGTACTTATAAGCACTATTGCAGCTGTAATGGCTGGAGTAATTACAATGATGGCTGATTGGGCACAATGGGCATTAATGTTTGGCTTTGGTAACAACGATGAAGAAGAAGGTCCAGGCTTCTTAACTTCTTTGCCATTAATCATTTTAGGACCTATTGCAGCCATGTTGGTACAGATGGCAGTATCACGATCTAGAGAATATCTTGCAGATAGTACAGGAGCAAGAATTGCAGGACATAGCAGAGGTCTGGCAAATGCTTTACTGAAGTTAGATCAGGCTTCAAGAGTGATTCCAATGGACGTAAATCCTGCAGCAAGTCATCTTTTTATAGTGAATCCTTTAAATGCTAAGAAATTAATGAACTTATTTAGTACTCATCCATCTATAGAGGATAGAGTTCGTAGACTTCAGGCTTCAAATTTGTAGTTTTATTTTAATTTTGAGGCACATTCAAAAAAATAAAAATAGGATGAAAGTGGGTATATCAACGATTATTATAGTATTCTTTTATATATGTAATTAGAATATATTTTTTAATTAAGTAACTATAATAGATACTTATAATTACTATTTTTATGTGTATATACAGTAATTTTAAATGGCGTACTATTTTTCATGGCGCTTAATTCATCAACCAAAAAAGAGACAGGTCATCAGCATATAGCTCTAAGCATATAGGAGTTTTCAGACAAGCTTCAACCTCTTATATATTAAGAGTCATTATGCATTAGACTAGTTCTTTATTTGGGTACCCGCTGGAGCGCTTAACATGTCTAACTTTATTTCATAAAGTAAAACAAGTTTATAACTTGAGGTGTTTATTTCATAAACTACCTCAAGAGGAAGGCAAGTACACTTCTGGAAATAAGGCGTTATTCCGTAAATGATACAAGCCCACAAGGAGCTTGCACACTTCGGAAAACGTTATTTCCCGAAATGATACATGCCTTCTTTGGGTTAGAGAGAGTTTTGGTAGCAAGATAATAGAATGTATGGATGTAGTTGTAGCAAGTACTGCTTATAGAATAGAGATACATGAAGTATAGGAAGTATTATGGCTGAAATAGAGATAATACTAATAGTCTGCAAGGTGTGCGTATTGATGCATACGCATAAGTAGAAGGACACCTTGGACTTGCTCTCACAAGTGTAGAATAAGTTTTATTGGAAGGTGAGGGCAGGTCCACAATATACAAGCTTATCTGCTAGTCCTTTTGAGTGATGGCGTTATTTCCGTTCAAGAAATCCAATCATTAAAAATAATAAAATTTATATTACAAGGAAATTATTTTTAATGATGCGATTTCTTTCACTTCAATAACACGCATCACTAAAAAGGACAGGCAGAAAAGCTTGTACATTGACGGTGCCCTGTTAAACAAAATTAATTATAAAATGCACAATCTGTAGATTATATAGTGTATATAAGTAGATGGGAGAAAATTATGCCTAAATATATGCTAAGAAATGAAATAGAAGATATCATAAAAGAGCGAAAATGGAATTTAAACACAAGAATTGATTATAAACAAAAGTTTAGTGAGAGCGACCAATTAAAAATAATATGCAAGTGTGGGAAACCTCAAACTTTGGGTGTTAAATCCTTAAAGAGTTTTATATGCCCCTTTTGTAAGAATAGTTACAAGCCAGATAGTGTCAAAAAGAAAGTTTGTACTTTATGTGAAAAACCACATAATTGCAGAACTCAATTATGTGCGAAATGCAATAAACAATCGAAAGATTTAAAGATATCTATAGCCAAATTATTAACGCTGAAAGAGCATTATAGAAGTAATGAGTACAAAGGAAAAGAGTATAAAAAGTGGGAGTGTGATATACCACCATATATATTACATGCGATGATTAAATATCCAACAAGAGAGTTGCTAACTTTAAGTGGCGATAAATCAAATCCTACAGTGCATTATATTTGTAAAGCATGTGGCGAAGAACAAATATGTAAGTTTAGAAATTTGCATAAAGGGCATGGGTGCATATCAAGTAAATCTAGTGGAGAAGTTTTAGTAGAAACTTTCTTAAAGGAACAAAATATTAAATTACTCACTCAATTTAACACTCTAAAATGTTTTAATCCTATAACTAAAAGACAACTACCTTATGATATAGAAATTATAGGTGCGAGGATTTTAATTGAAATTCAAGGTGAGCAACACTTACAATTTACTGAATATTTTCATGGAACAATAGAAAATTTTGAATATCAAAAAAGAAAAGATGATTATAAAAAAAGATGGGCAGAAAACAAGGGTTATAAAGTAATATATATTTATTATAATGAATTTACCAATGAAGATTATAAGAGAAAAATATTAGATGAATTAAAATTAATTTAATTCTCAATTCTACTATTAAGTGTATATAAAGTAAATTATAATTTGTCATATTACTGACATAATAAAGGGATAATATATATTTATAAAGTAGTTGAAATATTATTTATCCCCTTAAATAATTATTAACCCGTATTTAGAATGATTTACTACACCCTAGTAGATCATTCTTTTTTATTTTTAGAAAATACTATATTTAAGGTAGGGGTAATACCAATAATGAAATTTTACACAAGCTCTATTAATAAATAATTACAAGATATAGTATTAGTGAAATAAGTAGATACCTAATGTTGTATTTAATATATAGAGCTTATCTAAAAGAATGTTTTTGGGGAGAGCAATTATACCAATAGAAAATAAATATTGTAAAGGGGGTCACACGTTCACCCCTTTACAATATTTATTTTCTATGGAGCTTAAGTATTTGCCCCAAAAACAACATTGGCTTGTCTTATGATTTTATTAGTTGAATTTGTAGGTTTTCAATGCTTTAAGTTTTGGCTTTGGTTTAGACTAATATAAGAGTTTAGTGTTATTAATTTTTCTCTTATTAATGTAATTAAGTATTTAAAGTAATCCAGAAGAGGTGGATCTCTTCTGGATTATTTCAGTTTAAGTTCAAGTTGTTTTGGTTTGCTGGCAAGAAAATATTTGTATTTCTCTTTATAATAAAGGATTACTTTTCTTCTTGCTTCATATGGCAATGTATTTAAAAGGTAATCATATTGTGCTTTTGATGTAAATCCTTCTTCTTTTTTTAGCCAGGTTGTAAATGTCATTGTAACTAATCCTTTCATATATGTTTTCATTATTGAGACAGAGGAAAAGTCCTCTAATCCCATTCAGTTTGTAGGTATTTTTGCCAATGTTCATATTTTTCGTGGTAAAATAAATCAGTTTTTTGTGCATTTTCTTTAGATTTTTCTGATATAATTTCTAGCCATTTCTTATAGTGAGTTAATGAATTAAATCCTTCCTTAACTGTAATATATTTAGTAAATGAAAAGTGTCTCATATATGTAAAATCCTTTCTTACTTTGATATTATAATTATTGCCAATTATGCGAACAAATATTCTATATCGCTTGTACAAATTTGAAAAAAATTTTGTACAAAAAGTGTATAAGAAAATTAATTGATGGATAGAATATTTTACTAGGAAGGAGTGGAAAATTTATGGAGGAAAAGAAGAAAATAAAAATTAAAAAACCAGCAACTAAGCAAGTTCATTTAGAATGTGATATGGTATTATACAATAAGTTTGAAGAGTATTGTTATAGAAACGGAAAAGATGTAAGCAAAACAATAAGGGCATTTATGAAAATGTGTATAGGAGAATAAAATGTTTAATTTAAGGTACCTAATAAAGGTACTTTTTTGTACAGAAAAATGTATTAAATTTCTATAAATGGGCAGACTATGAATAGGGGAGGAAATAGTAAAAAGAAAGTGTGGTTTTAAAAGTGGATAAGAGAAAATATGAGTCAAAAACATTAATTGCAGAGTACAAATATTTGAGTGAGCTTGAAGAGTTTAGGTTTTCTGAAAAGGCTTATAGATTAAAGGACGGTTCAATAATTATTGAGTTTGATGGTGCCAGTTTAAGTCTTTATGGATTAAAATTAAGTTTCAAAGAAAGTATAGGAAGAAAAGGGCTTTATAGTATTGATGATAAGGATTATAAGTTTTGGAAACTACTTAGAAGTGATATTGATAATAGTTATTTTGTTGATTGGGAGCAGGAACGTAATGATCAATATGAAGAAACATGGCAAGAGCAATATAATAATATGATAAGTATGCAGCATCAAAATATACTAGAAAAAATATCAGGTGATGAGTTGCCATTTTGAGTACATAGGGGGAAAGAAATTTCCTCCACAAATAAATAGTACAATATAGACAAGACTTGCAGTAGCTTTAAACAATAGACAAGCTCTAGCGCCAGGAATATAAAAAGGACAAGCCACATACCAACATACTCAGATAAACTTTAACATAGCATGTCCTACTAGGCAGCACACTAAGACATGGAGTTTTCATAGTGGCCATACATATTTATTTAAAAATATAGTCAAGATCAAAAGCAAAGCGTGTCTTTACTATATTTTTAAATAAATATACCATAATGTATGAAAAAACTAGTTAAAAGTATTTATAAAGGTGCTGCATAGTGGGGGCGTTTTTGTACTGG
This genomic interval carries:
- a CDS encoding zinc metalloprotease HtpX; translated protein: MRGLGNQIKTLLLMSVLTILVVLIGRGIGGQSGMMMALILALVMNGGSYWFSDKIALSMAGAQPLSKHDNIEIYAMVEKLTANAGMPMPRLYMTPSTQPNAFATGRDPEHSAVAVTQGLLNILNCEELEGVIAHELAHIKNRDVLISTIAAVMAGVITMMADWAQWALMFGFGNNDEEEGPGFLTSLPLIILGPIAAMLVQMAVSRSREYLADSTGARIAGHSRGLANALLKLDQASRVIPMDVNPAASHLFIVNPLNAKKLMNLFSTHPSIEDRVRRLQASNL
- a CDS encoding bifunctional lysylphosphatidylglycerol flippase/synthetase MprF — its product is MEYLYNKRVELKGFDNDNSYLEYLIKMYGKDSLNYLSFEKDRKIFISDKIEGFIAYVVVKKVALCIGDPICLSNKKREFILEFMKHCKNMKIKPCFSSITKETRDILENLNFIVSKYGEEAVIELNSYEMIGKKTLKLRQKVKRAENAGLKLIEYTPRNSRDMVLESKIDEVSAQWFKSKKGQLSFSVGEMHLKNPIDRRYFISLDECGDIQAILMFSPYNEGKGYFLDVMRRRLDSVPGAMEHAIITSAMKMKEEGVEAVSLGIAPLVGIDSKHEKATSLEKCMDYIYNNVKCDYEFKKLYDYKKKFSPTNWAVRYIAYDKSISLIKIGYVIIKAKNANNILKSVLEGLWEKISTIEYNFKRENLIWTIYLNLLIL
- a CDS encoding TerC/Alx family metal homeostasis membrane protein encodes the protein MSTRKHLFKFLLITFIATIFNLAIWYYMGSERALEFLGGYIIELSLSVDNLFLFLLIFSSFGITAKHQKRVLTYGIFGAIILRFIFVILGIAIINAFKWILYIFGILLIISGVKMMINKEDDVSFENSKLIRLLKKMIPVTKELHDEKFFIRINNVLHATPLFALLFLIEGSDLLFAIDSIPAIFAITTNAFIVYTSNIFAILGLRNLYFLLEKLHNTFEYVKYGVGVILIFTGIKLGISFKYHISIGLSISIIILILVISVITSIIISRKIKK
- a CDS encoding glycoside hydrolase family 25 protein, whose product is MQDKNPKSLFGIDINEYSQNVQFNVLATTIDFLYLRSSGSATGRFRVDRRFLEYARTSRSFGIPVGAYHFGLPSYDLTDADRQCDDFISILQQGFGNKDYGDLFPVLDIEAPTDRSISTNTLINWIDRFRKRFESKTRRRLMLYTGVNFIELYNNFFIPGRGYPLKNMPLWIAMYTKIPVNPDFPPNAGGWTRWRVWQYAEDQVVQGVGNPLDANWGPDNIDLLTQPDVVKGLQARFEGRNIKVSWNRNSDIDLLGYNLFANGEWVGTVDEKATTYTIPSSKIKVYKNLPVVVSIEAFDYDGETSKIRSKVNV
- a CDS encoding DedA family protein, whose translation is MLSKKYIIKSQGFYNKNGNKAVILSRLIPLVRTFVPLVAGMARMEYSKFIVLDIIGSVPWILVYVGGGYFFGNIPIVKDNFSLVLIGVVLLSILPVLIPHMKKKTK